From the genome of Populus trichocarpa isolate Nisqually-1 chromosome 15, P.trichocarpa_v4.1, whole genome shotgun sequence, one region includes:
- the LOC7475642 gene encoding glycosyltransferase BC10: MKDTDDQQLRPQTSWKLQVHLQNFIFYLLVFGCGLAFGIARTSYIRDISFNFQLDQFSNNRTNTSLSNSSSSPPFITIDRNRTGRIGLEEFLRAPNVSHDMNEEELLWRASMVPRLPNYPFQLVPKVAFLFLTKGPLPLAPLWDLFFKGHQGLYSIFVHSNPSFNGNYTEEEDSVFRGRKIPSKEVQWGKFSMVEAERRLLANALLDFSNQRFVLLSESCIPLFNFSTIYSYLMGSTTTFIEVYDLPGPVGRGRYNHRMRPVIQLDKWRKGSQWVEMDRQLAVEVVSDRKYFPTFRKFCKVSCYSDEHYLPTFVNMKSRKKNSNRSLTWVDWSRGGPHPRKFGRLDITVDFLERLRKWRRCENNGRWTNICYLFARKFTPAALDRLMRFAPKVMQF; this comes from the exons ATGAAGGATACCGACGATCAGCAGCTACGCCCACAAACCTCATGGAAGCTCCAAGTGCACCTCCAGAACTTCATCTTCTATTTGCTGGTCTTTGGCTGTGGCTTAGCCTTTGGTATCGCACGCACTTCCTATATCAGAGACAtttctttcaactttcaacTCGACCAATTCTCTAACAATCGAACCAACACCTCCCTATCCAACTCCTCCTCATCTCCTCCCTTCATTACAATCGACAGAAACAGAACTGGCCGAATCGGACTCGAAGAATTCTTGAGAGCGCCTAACGTTTCCCATGATATGAACGAGGAAGAGTTGTTATGGAGAGCATCAATGGTTCCTCGTCTACCCAATTATCCGTTCCAGCTAGTCCCCAAGGTTGCCTTCTTGTTCTTGACCAAAGGGCCTTTGCCTTTGGCTCCGTTGTGGGACTTGTTCTTTAAAGGGCATCAAGGGCTTTATTCAATTTTTGTGCATTCCAATCCATCCTTCAATGGAAATTATACAGAAGAGGAAGATTCTGTGTTTCGTGGCAGGAAGATCCCAAGCAAG GAGGTACAGTGGGGAAAGTTTTCAATGGTGGAAGCAGAGCGTCGTTTACTAGCTAATGCTCTACTGGACTTCTCAAATCAACGTTTTGTTCTCCTATCAGAATCATGCATTCCCTTATTCAACTTCTCAACCATCTACAGTTACTTAATGGGCTCAACAACAACATTCATCGAGGTTTACGATTTACCCGGCCCCGTTGGCCGCGGCCGATACAACCATAGAATGAGGCCTGTAATTCAGCTCGACAAATGGCGAAAAGGCTCCCAGTGGGTCGAGATGGACCGTCAGCTTGCGGTGGAGGTAGTATCCGACCgcaaatattttccaacttttcGGAAATTTTGCAAAGTCTCTTGCTACAGTGATGAGCACTATTTGCCAACATTTGTTAACATGAAGTCTCggaagaaaaattcaaacagGAGTTTAACATGGGTTGACTGGTCAAGGGGAGGACCTCATCCTCGTAAATTTGGGAGACTGGATATTACTGTTGATTTTTTGGAGAGGTTGAGAAAATGGAGGCGATGTGAGAACAATGGAAGATGGACTAATATTTGCTACTTGTTTGCAAGAAAGTTCACTCCTGCTGCTCTGGATAGGTTGATGAGATTTGCTCCGAAGGTCATGCAATTTTAG
- the LOC7475641 gene encoding glycosyltransferase BC10, with the protein MGNEKQQSSSIAKVINSHLQLSHVFHFLFFVFGLSFGITISSYLKCFFDSHATMFSLTLPPPPQVPPPPQVLLLQPPPPPPPPPPLIKPFPPPASLPTLLPDVRPPLVHKMDDDELFSRASMIRGSQNFGRDQHVRKVAFMFLTKGPIPLAPLWEKFFRGHEGLYTIYVHHHPSYNESVPEGSVFHGRRIPSKPVEWGRPSMIDAERRLLANALLDVSNERFVLLSETCIPIFNFTTVYNYLVNAKESFIGSYDDPRKVGRGRYNPKMLPAITISDWRKGSQWFEVHRKLAVEIISDTKYYRIFSEYCSPPCYMDEHYIPTLVNIRCPEQNSNRSITWVDWSKAGPHPGRFVKQDISDEFLDRIRFGENCTYNGNASSLCFLFARKFLPGTLQPFLQLAPTLLH; encoded by the exons ATGGGAAACGAGAAGCAACAATCATCATCAATTGCCAAAGTTATCAATTCCCATTTACAGTTAAGCCAtgtcttccattttcttttctttgtttttggtttgtCCTTTGGAATCACTATCAGTTCATATTTGAAATGCTTCTTCGATTCACATGCTACCATGTTTTCTCTGACACTACCGCCACCGCCACAAGTACCGCCACCACCACAAGTACTACTGctacaaccaccaccaccaccaccaccaccaccaccactaatAAAACCATTTCCACCACCAGCATCGCTACCAACCCTTTTACCCGATGTGAGGCCACCGCTTGTGCACAAAATGGATGATGACGAGTTGTTTTCTCGAGCATCAATGATACGAGGGAGTCAAAATTTTGGACGTGATCAACATGTCCGTAAAGTTGCTTTTATGTTCTTGACCAAGGGACCTATACCTTTGGCTCCTTTGTGGGAGAAGTTCTTTAGAGGCCATGAAGGGCTTTATACTATATATGTTCACCATCACCCCTCTTACAATGAATCAGTGCCTGAGGGTTCTGTTTTCCATGGAAGAAGAATTCCAAGCAAG cCTGTGGAATGGGGAAGACCGTCGATGATCGACGCAGAGAGGCGTCTACTAGCCAATGCCCTTCTCGATGTATCTAACGAGAGATTTGTGTTGCTCTCAGAAACATGCATCCCTATATTCAACTTCACAACAGTATATAACTACCTTGTTAATGCCAAAGAAAGCTTCATAGGGTCATATGATGATCCAAGAAAGGTAGGGCGTGGCAGGTACAATCCGAAAATGCTCCCTGCAATCACCATTTCCGATTGGCGCAAGGGGTCTCAATGGTTCGAGGTACATCGGAAACTCGCCGTTGAAATCATATCCGATACCAAGTATTATCGCATCTTCAGCGAGTATTGTAGCCCTCCATGTTACATGGATGAACATTATATTCCAACGTTAGTGAATATTCGTTGCCCAGAACAAAATTCGAATAGGAGCATTACTTGGGTTGATTGGTCCAAGGCAGGTCCGCATCCTGGAAGGTTTGTGAAGCAAGATATTTCTGATGAGTTCTTGGATCGCATAAGGTTTGGTGAAAACTGCACTTATAATGGCAATGCTTCTTCACTGTGTTTTCTGTTTGCTAGGAAGTTCCTACCAGGCACTCTGCAGCCATTTTTGCAGCTTGCACCTACATTACTACATTGA